Genomic window (Polaribacter batillariae):
AAAATTGTAAATTTGAGTTTACAAAATTCGTTTTTTAAGACGAGTTTTATCAACCTAAAAATAAAAAATCACTTTTATAATGAGCGAAGACAAAAAGAAAGAATATGATGCGTCCAGTATTCAGGCATTAGAAGGAATGGAGCATGTAAGAATGCGTCCATCTATGTATATTGGAGACGTTGGAATACGTGGTTTACACCATTTGGTATATGAAGTTGTAGATAACTCTATTGATGAAGCAATGGGTGGTTATTGCGATGCAATTGATGTTACCATAAACGAAGACAATTCTATTACAACCAAAGATAATGGACGTGGAATACCTGTTGGAATTCACAAAAAAGAGGGCGTTTCTGCACTACAAGTTGTAATGACAAAAATTGGTGCTGGTGGTAAATTCGACAAAGATTCTTATAAAGTTTCTGGTGGTTTGCATGGTGTGGGTGTAAGTTGTGTAAACGCATTATCGGATCATTTAACAGCAACCGTTCATAAAGAAGGTAAAATTTGGCAACAAGAATACGAAAAAGGGAAAGCCTTATATCCTGTTAAAACTATTGGAGAAACCGATTTTACAGGTACCATTGTTACTTTTTTACCAGACAAATCGATTTTCGCACAAACAACTGAATATAATTACGAAACGTTAGCAACTCGTATGCGTGAATTGTCTTTCCTAAATAAAGGAATTACCATTACGTTAACCGATAAAAGAAGAAAAGACGATGAAGGAAACTTTATTTCAGAAACGTTTCATTCTGATGAAGGTTTGCCAGAGTTTATCAAGTATTTAGATTCTACGCGTGAGCAGTTAATTGGTTCTGTAATTTCTATGGAAGGGGAAAAAAATGGCATTCCTGTAGAAGTTGCCATGGTTTACAATACTTCTTATGCAGAAAATTTACACTCTTATGTAAACAACATTAACACACACGAAGGTGGTACGCATTTATCTGGTTTTAGACGTGGTTTAACAAGTACGTTAAAAAAATATGCAGACGAATCCGGTTTGTTAAAAAACGTAAAATTCGAAATTGCTGGAGACGACTTTCGTGAAGGGTTAACCGCCATTGTTTCTGTAAAAGTAGCAGAACCACAATTCGAAGGACAAACCAAAACTAAGTTAGGTAACAGAGAAGTTACTTCTGCAGTATCGCAGGCAGTTTCAGAAATGTTAACTGATTATTTAGAGGAAAATCCGAACGATGCAAAAACCATTGTCCAAAAAGTAATTTTAGCAGCCACTGCAAGACATGCAGCACGTAAAGCCAGAGAAATGGTACAACGTAAAACGGTAATGTCTATTGGTGGTTTGCCTGGAAAACTATCTGACTGCTCAGAAACTGACCCTGCACAATGTGAAATTTTCTTAGTTGAGGGAGATTCTGCAGGTGGAACCGCAAAACAAGGTCGTGATCGAAATTTTCAAGCAATTTTACCTCTTCGTGGAAAAATTTTAAATGTTGAAAAAGCAATGCAACATAAAGTTTTTGAAAACGAAGAAATTAAAAATATGTTTACTGCTTTGGGTGTTTCTATAGGAACTGAAGATGATCCAAGAGCTTTAAATTTATCAAAAATAAGATACCATAAAGTTGTAATTATGTGTGATGCCGATGTTGATGGTTCGCATATTGCTACATTAATATTAACGTTTTTCTTTAGATATATGAGAGAAATGGTAGAGCAAGGTTATATTTACATTGCAACACCACCTTTATATTTAGTAAAAAAAGGACAGAAAAAAGAATATGCGTGGGACGATAATCAGCGTGATTTAATTGCACAGCAAATGGGAGGCTCTGTAGCCATACAAAGATATAAAGGTCTTGGAGAGATGAACGCAGAACAACTTTGGGACACAACCATGAACCCCGAATTTAGAACACTTCGTAAAGTAGTTATAGACAGCCCAACAGAAGCAGACAGAGTTTTCTCTATGTTAATGGGAGATGATGTTCCGCCAAGAAGAGACTTTATCGAAAGAAATGCAAAATATGCAAACATCGACGTTTAATTTATTCTTCATAAATAATTAAAGCACCAAAAGAGGCTGACTTAAAAGTTTTAGAATTTGTCATTTCGACTGTAATGGAGAAATCTTATTTATTGAATTTCAATATTTTAGATCTTTCGACATCACTCAAAATAACAGCTAAATTTATTTTTAAGACAGTCTCTTTTTTTTGTACCTATAATTAGGTATTTTTCCCTTTTTTTACCCCTAAGAAGCCTCAAATATTAAATTTATTAACATAATTTTATATATTCGCTACATATATATCCCCTTATTCAACTAAATAACACTAACCAAACCACACAAAATGAAAAAATCTATTTTAATTTTTATGGGTGTATTCGCCCTAGTTTTTAATGCAAAAGCACAGGATGGTTTCGAAAATATCCTATTTGCCGATTTATCAGACGCTAACGAGCTTACAAAAGGATACTTAACACCTGCTGCAGAAGCCTTAATTTTTGGAATGAGTAATGGCTGGTATCATACTGCTAAGGTTCACAAGCCATTTGGCTTTGACATTGCAATTGGAGGTAATTTTTCTTTCGCAGGCGATAACCAAAATAACTTCGACATTAACTCTTTAAAACTTTCTAATAAAATCACTAAAAACCCATCTACTTCTCCTACTATTTTTGGAAAAGGTGCAGCTGCTGTTAATGCCTTTGAGGTAACGATACCTGCAAATTCAGACCCAAATATTAATGGAGGAACTCATCCTGAATTAAAAAGAAATTTTACAATGCCAGATGGTTATAGAGATGAACTCCCACTTAATAGTGTTCCTACACCTGTAGTTCAACTAAGTCTTGGACTTCCCGCTAAATTCGAAGCAACACTAAGATTCGTTCCTAATGTTGGTAGTAACGAAACCAAAGCTAATTTATTTGGTTTAGGCCTAAAAAAAGAAATTACAGATTGGTTTGGACCAATGGACAAAACCCCTCTTCATATTTCTTTGTTAGGAGCTTTTACCAACATGACCATTTCTCATAACATTAAAGACCCTAATGGAAATGATATTAATATTACAAATGGTTTAGCTGAATTAAAATTAAATTCTTACACTTTTCAAGCTTTAGCCTCTTTAAATTTTCCTATTATTAATTTATATGGAGGAGTTGGATATACTTCAGGTTCTTCTACTTTACGTTTGGCAGGAGAATACGATTTACAATATAGCGATGGTATTAATAATTATAATAGAACTTTAAAAGATCCTTTAACTTTAGATTATGATGCCAGTGGCTTTACAACAACAGTTGGCGCTAGACTAAGTTTAGGTTTTTTCAAAATATTTGGAGCTTATACTCTACAGCAATATAACACTGCTACTTTAGGAGTTGCAATTAGCATCAGATAAAAAACATTAAAATTTAACAAAAAAAGCTGTCTCGAAAGTATTAAAATTTGTCATTTCGACTGTAATGGGAGATCTTAATTATTGATTTTTTAGTATTTTATATCTTTATACTTTGCTAAAAACAACAGTTAAATTTACTTTTGTGACAGCTTTTTTTTGCTTTAAATTAACTAAAACATCGTCTAAAAATCGTATTTTAGCAAACGATTATTCAACATAAATTAAAATTTAAAAATATGAAAGTTACAGTTGTTGGTGCAGGTGCAGTAGGTGCAAGTTGTGCAGAGTATATTGCCATTAAAAATTTTGCTTCGGAAGTGGTTTTATTAGATATTAAAGAAGGATATGCAGAAGGAAAAGCGATGGACTTAATGCAAACTGCTTCTTTAAATGGTTTTGATACGAAGATTACTGGAAGCACAAACGATTATTCTAAAACTGCAGATTCTAACATTTGTGTAATTACTTCTGGAATTCCAAGAAAACCTGGTATGACTCGTGAAGAATTAATTGGAATAAACGCAGGAATCGTAAAAACAGTTTCTTCAAACTTAATTGAGCATTCTCCAAATACAATTATTATTGTGGTTTCTAATCCTATGGATACCATGACGTATTTAGTTCATAAAACTACAGGATTGCCAAAAAACAGAATTATTGGAATGGGTGGTGCATTAGATTCTGCTCGTTTTAAATACAGGTTGGCAGAAGCTTTAGGCGCACCGATTTCTGACGTAGATGGAATGGTAATTGGTGGGCATTCAGACAAAGGAATGGTGCCTTTAACGAGGTTGGCAACAAGAAACTCTGTACCTGTTTCAGAATTTATTTCAGAGGAAAGGTTAAATCAAGTTAAGGAAGACACAAAAGTTGGTGGAGCAACATTAACTGGTTTATTAGGCACTTCTGCATGGTATGCTCCTGGAGCAGCTGTTAGTGGTTTGGTTCAGGCAATTGCTTGCGACCAAAAGAAAATTTACCCTTGTTCTACTTTCTTAGAAGGCGAATATGGTTTAAATGATTTGTGTATTGGAGTTCCTGTTGTTTTAGGTAAAAACGGAATTGAAAGTATTGTAGAAATCAATTTAAACGATGCAGAAAAAGCACACATGCAAGCGTCTGCAGAAGGCGTTTCTAAAACGAATGGATTGTTAGAATTATAATAATTAATACTTAGCTTTTAATAAATAGTATAAATCCAACTCTTTCAAAATCTTGAAAGAGTTGTTTTTTTACTCGTGTTTTTATCAATATTTAAGAAATTTTAAAATTCAATATGTATGTTTGTGTTTAAATTGTCCATAAATTGAAGAGCCAACCCCACACTTTATTAAAAAATATTTTTGGTTTTGAAGATTTTCGTCCTTTACAAGAAGACATTATTAACAGAACCATAGAAGGAAAAGATAGTTTTGTATTGATGCCAACTGGAGGTGGAAAATCGATGTGTTTTCAAATTCCTGCCTTACTTTTCGATGGAATTACAATCGTAGTTTCTCCTTTAATTTCTTTAATGAAAGACCAAGTACAAGCATTAAAAGCAAATGGAATAAAAGCCGATTTTTTTAATAGCTCTATTTCTGTTCAAGAAGAAAACGAAGTCATTACAAAAGCCATGAATGGCGATCTACAGCTATTGTATTTATCACCAGAAAAATTAATATCCGTTAGCAATACTTGGCTAAAACAACTAAATATAAAATTGGTTGCTATTGACGAAGCACATTGTGTAAGTATGTGGGGGCATGATTTTAGACCAGAATACACACAGTTAAAAGTATTTAGAAATTCGCTTCCAAACATACCTTTTATGGCATTGACTGCCACTGCTGATAAATCTGCCAGAAAAGATATCGAAGAACAGTTAGGTTTAAAAAATTCTAAATTATTTATTTCTTCTTTTGATCGTAAAAATTTAAGTATTGAAGTTCGTGGACAAGTTCAAAAAAAGAAAAAACTACAAGAGATTGTTAGTTTTATAAATCGAAGAAAAAACGAAAGTGGAATTATTTATTGTTTGAGCAGAAAAAACACAGAAGAAGTTGCCAATCATTTAAAAGAACTTGGGCATTCTGTTGCTTTTTATCATGCTGGAATGGGTAATGAGGAAAGAGAAAAAACTCAAACCGATTTTATAAATGATGACACAAAAATAATTGTTGCTACAATTGCTTTTGGGATGGGAATTGACAAATCGAACGTACGTTTTGTGATTCATTATAACTTACCCAAAAACCTCGAAGGTTATTACCAAGAAATAGGAAGAGCAGGAAGAGATGGGTTGCCTTCTGAAACTTTGCTGTATTATAATATGAGAGATTTTGTTTTGTATAGTCAGTTTGCAGAAGAAGGCGCAAATACTGAAATGCAGAAAGAAAAACTCAATAGAATGCTTCAATTTGCGGAAGCAAAATCGTGCAGAAGAAAAATATTATTGTCTTATTTTGGGGAACATTTAACAGAAAATTGTGGCAATTGCGATGTTTGTGCAAATCCGCCCAAAGGTTTTGATGGCACTATTATTACCCAAAAAGCACTTTCTGGAATTGCAAGAATGGGAGAAAAAGACGGAATTACAATGCTAATTAACGTTTTACGAGGAAGTAACAATGCAGCTATTCACGAAAAACAATACTTTCGTCTAAAAACATACGGAATAGGAAAAGACATTTCTTTTTTTAACTGGCGAGATTACATCATTCAAATGGCAAACCAAGGTTTGATAGAAATCATGTATGCAGAAGGTTCTGCTTTAAAAATAACACCCATTGGTTGGAAAGTTTTAAAAGGAGAAAAAACGATAAGATTAACAACCCCAATAAGTATTGATGAAAAAAAGAAAATTAAAAAAACAGCAAAAATTATAATTGAAGGCGAAACAAATAAAGACTTGTTTACAGAACTCAAAAAACTAAGATATTCTATTTCTAAAGAAGAAAATATGCCTGCTTATATTGTTTTTAGTGACAAGTCATTAAAATTAATGGCAAGTGAACTCCCAACAACCGAAAACGAATTTTTAGCCATTTCTGGAGTGGGAATGAACAAAATGGAAAAGTATGGAGATGAGTTTATGAGTGTTATTCGAAAGTATAAAAATGTTGCAAAGCCAAGAAAAACGCCTACCACATTAAAAACTTTCGAATTATACAAAGAAGGATTGACTCCCAAAGAAATTGCAGAAGAAAGAAATTTATCTATCACTACTATTTTTTCGCATTTGTCTCAATTATATTCCGAAGGTAAAAAGGTAGATTTAGAACAATATGTTAGCAAAGAAACCATAGAGAAAGTGCGTGTTGCTTTTAATGAATTCGACAGAAAAATAGAACTAAAACCGATTTACGAAAAACTAAATGAAGAAGTTTCTTATTCCAAAATAAGAATAAGTATTACGCTTATTTTAAAGAACAAATAATATTTAAAGACCTCACAGGTTTTAAAAACCTGTAAGGTCTGGTAAATTTTAAGACAAACCAGAAATAACACCATCGTTATCAATGGTCATATTTTCTGAAGCTGGTATGGCTGGCAATCCAGGCATACGCATCATTTTTCCTAAAATAGGAATCACAAATTGGGCTCCAGCAGCAATTTCAATTTCGCGAACGGTTACTGTAAAACCTTCTGGTCTTCCTATTAAAGCGGCATTATCTGAAAACGATTTTTGTGTTTTCGCCATACAAACCGCAAAATTATTAAATCCTAATCGATCAATTCTTCTTAAATTTAATTGAGCTTGTTTGCTGTATTCGACATTTTTTGCCCCGTAAATTTCTTTGGCAATTGTTTCTATTTTATCTTTAATTGGAGCGTTCCAATTGTACAAAGGTTTGTATTGAGTTGCTTTATTTTCGACCACCTCTACAACTGCTTCAGCTAATTTTTTGGTTCCTTCTCCTCCTTTTGCCCAACCTTCAGACAATACTGCTTGCACGCCTAAACTGGCACATTTTTCAATCACAAAATCTACTTCTTCATCAGAATCTGAAACAAAAGAATTAATTGCGACAACAGGTTCTATATTATATTTGCGAATGTTTTCGATATGTTTTTCGAGGTTTTTAAATCCTTCTGTTACTTTTTCTAAATCTGGGGCGTTATAATCTTCTGTTGTTGCACCTCCATGATGGCGTAAAGCTCTAATTGTAGCGACTAAAACCACACATTTAGGATTCAGTTTTGCGAACTGAGATTTTATATTCAGAAATTTTTCTGCGCCTAAATCTGCACCAAAACCCGCTTCTGTAACTACGTAATTAGATAAAGAAAGCCCCATTTTGGTAGCAATAATCGTATTGGTTCCTTGTGCGATGTTTGCAAAAGGTCCTCCATGAATTATGGCAGGATTTTCTTCTAAAGTTTGTACCAAATTGGGTTTAATGGCATCTTTTAATAAAATTGCCATCGCATTTTCTGCTTTTAAATCTCGTGCAAAAACGGGTTCATTTTTATAGGTAAAACCAATAAAGATATCTCCTAAACGCTTTTTTAA
Coding sequences:
- the gyrB gene encoding DNA topoisomerase (ATP-hydrolyzing) subunit B, yielding MSEDKKKEYDASSIQALEGMEHVRMRPSMYIGDVGIRGLHHLVYEVVDNSIDEAMGGYCDAIDVTINEDNSITTKDNGRGIPVGIHKKEGVSALQVVMTKIGAGGKFDKDSYKVSGGLHGVGVSCVNALSDHLTATVHKEGKIWQQEYEKGKALYPVKTIGETDFTGTIVTFLPDKSIFAQTTEYNYETLATRMRELSFLNKGITITLTDKRRKDDEGNFISETFHSDEGLPEFIKYLDSTREQLIGSVISMEGEKNGIPVEVAMVYNTSYAENLHSYVNNINTHEGGTHLSGFRRGLTSTLKKYADESGLLKNVKFEIAGDDFREGLTAIVSVKVAEPQFEGQTKTKLGNREVTSAVSQAVSEMLTDYLEENPNDAKTIVQKVILAATARHAARKAREMVQRKTVMSIGGLPGKLSDCSETDPAQCEIFLVEGDSAGGTAKQGRDRNFQAILPLRGKILNVEKAMQHKVFENEEIKNMFTALGVSIGTEDDPRALNLSKIRYHKVVIMCDADVDGSHIATLILTFFFRYMREMVEQGYIYIATPPLYLVKKGQKKEYAWDDNQRDLIAQQMGGSVAIQRYKGLGEMNAEQLWDTTMNPEFRTLRKVVIDSPTEADRVFSMLMGDDVPPRRDFIERNAKYANIDV
- a CDS encoding DUF6588 family protein, whose product is MKKSILIFMGVFALVFNAKAQDGFENILFADLSDANELTKGYLTPAAEALIFGMSNGWYHTAKVHKPFGFDIAIGGNFSFAGDNQNNFDINSLKLSNKITKNPSTSPTIFGKGAAAVNAFEVTIPANSDPNINGGTHPELKRNFTMPDGYRDELPLNSVPTPVVQLSLGLPAKFEATLRFVPNVGSNETKANLFGLGLKKEITDWFGPMDKTPLHISLLGAFTNMTISHNIKDPNGNDINITNGLAELKLNSYTFQALASLNFPIINLYGGVGYTSGSSTLRLAGEYDLQYSDGINNYNRTLKDPLTLDYDASGFTTTVGARLSLGFFKIFGAYTLQQYNTATLGVAISIR
- the mdh gene encoding malate dehydrogenase, which gives rise to MKVTVVGAGAVGASCAEYIAIKNFASEVVLLDIKEGYAEGKAMDLMQTASLNGFDTKITGSTNDYSKTADSNICVITSGIPRKPGMTREELIGINAGIVKTVSSNLIEHSPNTIIIVVSNPMDTMTYLVHKTTGLPKNRIIGMGGALDSARFKYRLAEALGAPISDVDGMVIGGHSDKGMVPLTRLATRNSVPVSEFISEERLNQVKEDTKVGGATLTGLLGTSAWYAPGAAVSGLVQAIACDQKKIYPCSTFLEGEYGLNDLCIGVPVVLGKNGIESIVEINLNDAEKAHMQASAEGVSKTNGLLEL
- the recQ gene encoding DNA helicase RecQ → MKSQPHTLLKNIFGFEDFRPLQEDIINRTIEGKDSFVLMPTGGGKSMCFQIPALLFDGITIVVSPLISLMKDQVQALKANGIKADFFNSSISVQEENEVITKAMNGDLQLLYLSPEKLISVSNTWLKQLNIKLVAIDEAHCVSMWGHDFRPEYTQLKVFRNSLPNIPFMALTATADKSARKDIEEQLGLKNSKLFISSFDRKNLSIEVRGQVQKKKKLQEIVSFINRRKNESGIIYCLSRKNTEEVANHLKELGHSVAFYHAGMGNEEREKTQTDFINDDTKIIVATIAFGMGIDKSNVRFVIHYNLPKNLEGYYQEIGRAGRDGLPSETLLYYNMRDFVLYSQFAEEGANTEMQKEKLNRMLQFAEAKSCRRKILLSYFGEHLTENCGNCDVCANPPKGFDGTIITQKALSGIARMGEKDGITMLINVLRGSNNAAIHEKQYFRLKTYGIGKDISFFNWRDYIIQMANQGLIEIMYAEGSALKITPIGWKVLKGEKTIRLTTPISIDEKKKIKKTAKIIIEGETNKDLFTELKKLRYSISKEENMPAYIVFSDKSLKLMASELPTTENEFLAISGVGMNKMEKYGDEFMSVIRKYKNVAKPRKTPTTLKTFELYKEGLTPKEIAEERNLSITTIFSHLSQLYSEGKKVDLEQYVSKETIEKVRVAFNEFDRKIELKPIYEKLNEEVSYSKIRISITLILKNK
- a CDS encoding formate--tetrahydrofolate ligase — encoded protein: MAYLTDIKIAQAKELKHIREIAKKLNINEDDLEMYGKYKAKLPLALIDDKKIAQNNLVLVTALTPTPAGEGKTTVSIGLTEGLNKIGKQATVVLREPSLGPVFGIKGGAAGGGYSQVVPMEDINLHFTGDFNAVEKANNLLSALIDNNIQSKSNNLNIDPRTILWKRVIDMNDRSLRDITIGLGGTANGVPRQDGFHITPASEVMAILCMASDIENLKKRLGDIFIGFTYKNEPVFARDLKAENAMAILLKDAIKPNLVQTLEENPAIIHGGPFANIAQGTNTIIATKMGLSLSNYVVTEAGFGADLGAEKFLNIKSQFAKLNPKCVVLVATIRALRHHGGATTEDYNAPDLEKVTEGFKNLEKHIENIRKYNIEPVVAINSFVSDSDEEVDFVIEKCASLGVQAVLSEGWAKGGEGTKKLAEAVVEVVENKATQYKPLYNWNAPIKDKIETIAKEIYGAKNVEYSKQAQLNLRRIDRLGFNNFAVCMAKTQKSFSDNAALIGRPEGFTVTVREIEIAAGAQFVIPILGKMMRMPGLPAIPASENMTIDNDGVISGLS